A genomic segment from Phytoactinopolyspora mesophila encodes:
- a CDS encoding AAA family ATPase, whose translation MLIRRAFVREERLSDAEREEWPFTVPCVAQLIGHGLEFKQPITFLVGENGSGKSTVVEALAEAFGLDAHGGRAGRKYVNDRPKTALGEVLELDLTTQGARMKSSHRLKQKGYFLRAETAFGLMSFVSGMAGYWEQDTAMLSHGEGFLTVFDTMFTAPGFYIMDEPEAPLSFTSCLRLIGLMHELAADGAQIVCATHSPLLAATPEADIIEMGDHGVRRLPWEELDIVDHWRRYLNNPNAYLRHVTAR comes from the coding sequence GTGTTGATTCGTCGTGCGTTCGTCCGCGAAGAGAGACTCAGTGACGCCGAACGGGAGGAGTGGCCGTTCACGGTGCCGTGCGTCGCCCAGCTGATCGGGCACGGACTTGAGTTCAAGCAACCGATCACCTTCCTGGTCGGCGAGAACGGCTCTGGCAAATCGACCGTGGTCGAGGCGCTCGCCGAGGCGTTCGGCCTAGACGCACATGGCGGGCGCGCCGGGCGCAAGTACGTCAACGACCGCCCTAAAACCGCGCTGGGCGAGGTGCTGGAACTCGACCTCACCACCCAAGGCGCACGAATGAAGAGCAGTCACAGGCTCAAACAGAAGGGCTATTTCCTCCGTGCCGAGACCGCGTTCGGTTTGATGTCATTCGTGAGCGGCATGGCCGGCTACTGGGAACAAGACACCGCCATGCTCAGCCACGGCGAGGGGTTTCTAACCGTATTCGACACGATGTTCACGGCCCCCGGCTTTTACATCATGGACGAGCCAGAAGCGCCTTTGTCTTTCACCTCATGCCTGCGGCTGATCGGGCTCATGCACGAACTCGCGGCCGATGGCGCACAGATTGTCTGTGCTACACATTCGCCACTGCTCGCCGCCACCCCAGAAGCGGACATCATCGAGATGGGCGACCACGGCGTTCGCCGACTGCCGTGGGAAGAGCTCGACATAGTCGACCATTGGCGGCGCTACCTGAACAACCCCAATGCCTATCTCCGACACGTGACGGCGCGATGA
- the fxlM gene encoding methyltransferase, FxLD system — MTTNTATLDALRVTMIEKVQKMGWAKRPEVERVLRDTSRHEFVPEAPLEKAYDPYNAVITHRFSDGSSLSCASAPFVVAMMLDQLQVSPGSRVLEIGAGTGYNASLLAELTGPTGRLTTIDIDPDVTAQASHALHAAGYDDVRVVTGDGAAGVPENAPYDRLIATVSPWDIPNAWWDQLAPGARVVAPLRWRGQARSVAFTYTDGRLVADSIELCGFVYLVGEGEGETSAPITNDQTITVHWDRDQAVNPDALRGVFDQPRVTAWSGVTIAGDEPHDGVWLRLTVTDRRVCRINAPGGTPPEVCDPVEACRAPALVDGDSMAYLASRRRETDDGARWELGAYGHGPAATKLTERLCNEVRAWSVERDQRKPNLTVYRAGTPDTDLSGTIIDKTNSRFVLNYDIIGCLPSDELIGEAVKRKHEVGIVAEDASIENPSNDQEL, encoded by the coding sequence ATGACCACGAACACGGCGACCCTGGACGCTCTCCGCGTAACCATGATCGAAAAAGTGCAGAAAATGGGCTGGGCGAAGCGGCCCGAGGTAGAGCGCGTGCTACGGGACACGTCCCGGCACGAGTTCGTGCCCGAGGCCCCGTTGGAGAAGGCGTACGACCCGTACAACGCGGTGATTACCCACCGGTTCTCTGACGGGTCGTCGCTATCGTGCGCGTCCGCGCCGTTCGTGGTCGCGATGATGCTCGACCAGCTCCAGGTGTCCCCCGGTAGCCGAGTGTTGGAGATCGGCGCGGGTACCGGCTACAACGCATCCCTCCTCGCCGAGCTGACTGGCCCGACGGGGCGCCTAACTACGATCGACATTGACCCTGACGTGACCGCTCAAGCCTCCCACGCGCTCCATGCGGCCGGGTACGACGACGTGCGAGTGGTCACCGGTGACGGTGCGGCAGGCGTGCCCGAGAACGCCCCCTATGACCGACTCATCGCCACCGTGTCCCCCTGGGACATCCCGAACGCGTGGTGGGACCAGCTCGCCCCCGGCGCACGCGTGGTCGCGCCGCTGCGCTGGCGTGGCCAGGCCCGAAGCGTCGCGTTCACCTACACTGATGGCCGACTCGTAGCGGACTCCATCGAGCTGTGCGGATTCGTCTACCTCGTCGGCGAGGGCGAAGGTGAAACCTCCGCTCCAATCACCAACGACCAGACGATCACGGTGCACTGGGACCGCGACCAAGCCGTGAACCCGGACGCGCTGCGAGGAGTGTTCGATCAGCCGCGCGTCACTGCGTGGTCAGGCGTGACCATCGCCGGGGACGAACCCCACGACGGGGTATGGCTGCGGCTGACGGTCACCGACCGCCGGGTATGCCGCATCAACGCACCCGGCGGCACCCCGCCCGAGGTGTGCGATCCGGTAGAGGCGTGCCGCGCCCCGGCACTGGTCGACGGCGACTCAATGGCCTACCTGGCATCCCGTCGCCGCGAAACCGACGACGGCGCGCGCTGGGAGCTGGGTGCGTACGGCCACGGCCCAGCAGCAACCAAGCTCACCGAACGGCTGTGCAACGAGGTCCGCGCCTGGTCAGTCGAACGTGACCAGCGAAAGCCCAACCTGACCGTCTACCGCGCGGGTACGCCGGACACTGACCTGTCCGGCACCATCATCGACAAAACCAACAGCCGTTTCGTTCTCAACTACGACATCATCGGGTGCCTACCGTCCGACGAGTTGATCGGCGAGGCGGTGAAGAGGAAGCACGAGGTCGGGATAGTCGCCGAGGATGCTTCGATCGAAAATCCGAGCAATGACCAAGAGTTGTGA
- a CDS encoding type II secretion system F family protein, with protein sequence MLFALVGLVTPPAAVLAVSLTGIGVPVVIPAVVGVGLGLAMSFLPYYNVADGAKRARAEFSRAMTCYIDLVALERAAGAGPVQALEHAAAVGDSWVFHRLRDELARSRYRGTSAWEALRAVGEELRLPELVQAGDVMRLAAVEGATVYDNLRARAHDMRNELLTQDKAAAGVRTERASAPVAMTTIVFLLIFATPLALTIV encoded by the coding sequence GTGCTCTTCGCTCTCGTCGGGCTGGTGACGCCTCCGGCGGCCGTCCTGGCTGTTTCCCTGACTGGTATAGGCGTGCCCGTAGTCATCCCGGCTGTGGTTGGTGTTGGGCTGGGGCTCGCGATGTCCTTCCTCCCTTATTACAACGTTGCCGACGGCGCGAAGAGAGCCCGCGCAGAGTTCTCACGAGCGATGACGTGTTACATCGACCTGGTGGCCTTGGAACGTGCAGCCGGTGCCGGTCCAGTTCAGGCCCTCGAGCATGCGGCGGCTGTCGGAGATTCGTGGGTATTCCACCGGTTGCGGGACGAACTTGCCCGCTCTCGCTATCGAGGTACCTCGGCCTGGGAAGCGTTGCGGGCCGTCGGCGAAGAGCTTCGATTGCCTGAGCTCGTGCAGGCCGGCGACGTCATGCGTCTTGCGGCCGTCGAGGGCGCCACCGTATATGACAACCTTCGGGCCCGCGCCCACGACATGCGCAACGAGTTGCTTACACAGGACAAGGCAGCCGCAGGTGTGCGAACCGAACGAGCGAGTGCCCCCGTAGCTATGACCACCATCGTTTTCCTACTGATCTTTGCCACTCCCCTAGCCCTCACGATTGTCTGA
- a CDS encoding type II secretion system F family protein has protein sequence MNPLLAALTAIVVLGGAWAVVAGLVPVRQDPSKPRGGRLRTRIDRLSGGSPAQRRQRAAVVGAAIFGALIWLMTGWILAIVVMPVAVAGLPAILQTTSDKAEIARLEAMSAWTRDLAGVIGAGIGIEQAIRTSLVTTAAPIRTEVGRLVARLEARWSTDEALRAFADDLDDPTGDLIASALILGAQRRGAQLSSVLTGLADTVADDVRMRRDVSAEQARPRSNARIITLITSAVLLVLFAMPYSEPYRTPLGQMILAVYLALYGLCLVWLRSITKTPRQPRILGAGAKGPTQGVGAI, from the coding sequence ATGAATCCTCTACTGGCTGCCTTGACCGCGATAGTCGTGCTGGGCGGTGCGTGGGCTGTTGTCGCCGGTCTTGTTCCGGTGCGGCAGGATCCATCCAAACCGCGCGGGGGGCGGCTCCGCACGCGTATTGATCGGCTTAGCGGCGGTTCCCCCGCTCAGCGGCGACAGCGCGCAGCAGTGGTCGGTGCGGCTATTTTCGGCGCGCTGATCTGGCTCATGACCGGATGGATCTTGGCGATCGTCGTCATGCCAGTTGCGGTCGCGGGGCTTCCGGCCATCTTACAAACGACGAGCGACAAGGCTGAGATTGCTCGGCTGGAGGCGATGAGCGCATGGACGCGAGATCTAGCTGGAGTGATCGGCGCCGGGATCGGCATCGAGCAGGCTATCCGTACCAGTCTGGTCACCACGGCTGCGCCGATCCGTACTGAGGTCGGCAGGCTCGTCGCTCGTCTGGAGGCACGCTGGTCGACCGACGAAGCCCTGCGTGCATTCGCAGACGATCTCGACGACCCGACGGGCGACCTCATCGCCTCCGCTCTCATCCTCGGAGCGCAGCGGCGAGGGGCCCAGCTATCCAGCGTTCTCACCGGGCTGGCCGATACAGTGGCCGACGACGTCCGGATGCGGCGGGACGTATCGGCTGAGCAAGCACGGCCCCGTTCTAACGCAAGGATCATCACGCTGATTACCAGCGCAGTCCTGTTGGTCCTGTTCGCGATGCCATATTCGGAGCCTTACCGCACACCATTGGGACAGATGATCCTCGCCGTCTATCTCGCCCTGTATGGGCTGTGTCTTGTATGGCTGCGTAGCATCACCAAGACACCACGTCAGCCACGGATTCTCGGTGCGGGCGCTAAAGGCCCCACCCAGGGCGTCGGTGCCATATGA
- a CDS encoding CpaF family protein, producing the protein MAETPSDKANEITDLPIFRRSAAPDTSEQYESSPHGRLAPLAGSRPGGTWHTAKANGSYGSRNNSDLETADGEVDWAQVRAFRRLAADRLAEQLRDLDAIDEERRREIGREIISQILDEHVRRSMQTSGTSMGPSQQARLEKSIFDALFGLGRLQPLVDDESLENIEVFGADKVVTVDYHGDFTELPPVADSEDELRDMLAFLASRGGAAERTFTENSPILHLNLHGGHRLAAIGWVASQTVVNIRRHRLVDLTLEDLQGRGTLTPELARFLDAAVRARRSIVVAGEPNSGKTTLVRALAASIEPTEKIGTFETEYELHLDRLPGHRVRNPIALESRPGSGERGPDGRAVGEISLDDLLEAALRMNLNRMIVGEVRGKEALTMFKVMQAGAGSLSTIHARDARDAIQRLATCALESGVTDSFAYRLIAHHVDLIVHIKLRDVRQPDGSAARMRYVDEVIAVEPGENGMPAVTDVFLSGPNGHAVPGTFPNWVAQLADYGYRPPAGQA; encoded by the coding sequence ATGGCTGAGACGCCCTCCGACAAAGCGAATGAGATCACCGACCTACCGATCTTCCGCCGATCGGCCGCACCAGATACAAGCGAGCAGTACGAGTCGTCACCCCATGGCCGCTTGGCCCCACTAGCCGGGTCAAGACCTGGCGGTACTTGGCACACGGCGAAGGCGAACGGCAGCTACGGCAGCCGGAACAACTCGGACCTCGAGACAGCGGACGGCGAGGTCGACTGGGCACAGGTGAGGGCGTTCCGGCGCCTGGCGGCTGACCGTTTGGCCGAGCAGCTGCGCGATCTAGACGCCATCGACGAAGAGCGCCGACGAGAGATCGGGCGAGAGATCATCTCTCAGATTCTCGACGAGCATGTTCGGCGCTCCATGCAGACGAGCGGCACCAGCATGGGACCTAGCCAGCAGGCCAGGCTCGAAAAGTCCATCTTCGATGCGTTGTTCGGCCTTGGCCGCCTGCAGCCGCTCGTCGACGACGAGAGCTTAGAAAATATCGAGGTGTTCGGTGCGGACAAGGTCGTCACCGTCGATTATCACGGCGATTTCACGGAGTTGCCGCCTGTCGCGGACAGCGAGGACGAGCTCCGCGACATGCTCGCTTTTCTGGCAAGTCGGGGCGGTGCTGCTGAGCGCACGTTCACTGAGAACTCGCCTATTCTGCATCTGAACCTGCACGGTGGGCACCGGTTGGCTGCCATCGGGTGGGTTGCTAGCCAGACGGTGGTCAACATCCGGCGTCATCGGCTCGTCGACCTCACGCTCGAGGACCTCCAGGGCCGCGGGACTCTCACGCCTGAGCTAGCCCGCTTCCTTGACGCGGCGGTGCGAGCTCGACGCAGCATCGTAGTCGCCGGTGAACCCAATTCCGGCAAGACCACGCTTGTGCGGGCGCTGGCAGCATCTATTGAACCAACAGAGAAGATTGGGACCTTCGAGACGGAGTACGAACTCCACTTGGATCGGCTACCGGGGCATCGAGTACGTAACCCCATCGCGCTCGAGTCCCGGCCCGGCAGCGGTGAGCGTGGGCCTGACGGTCGTGCCGTCGGAGAGATCAGTCTCGATGACCTCCTTGAAGCGGCGCTTCGAATGAACCTGAATCGGATGATCGTTGGTGAGGTGCGGGGAAAGGAGGCGTTGACCATGTTCAAGGTCATGCAAGCCGGAGCCGGTTCACTGTCGACGATCCATGCTCGTGACGCTCGTGACGCGATCCAGAGACTGGCTACATGCGCTCTTGAGAGCGGTGTCACCGATTCGTTCGCCTACCGGCTGATCGCCCACCACGTGGACCTGATCGTCCACATCAAGCTGCGTGACGTACGTCAGCCCGACGGTTCCGCTGCCCGGATGCGCTACGTCGACGAAGTCATCGCTGTCGAGCCCGGGGAGAACGGCATGCCCGCGGTGACCGACGTGTTTCTGTCCGGCCCGAATGGGCACGCGGTGCCCGGCACCTTTCCGAACTGGGTCGCTCAATTGGCCGATTATGGCTATCGCCCTCCAGCGGGGCAGGCATGA
- a CDS encoding SAF domain-containing protein encodes MSTSVDDQQAGEYVDQREDAGGRPVAAVRMRYARRRGLIGLGAALLALGGGGAYMLAEQASDTVQVIAIAADVPRGHVIQASDLTTAAVTPQPSLELVAASRLNELVGQRASVDLSRGNLLTPEAVSEYLIPAAGQTVVGVAVTPAQLPTEPITPGDPVRVVDTPGQGGDPPSGDPEAIPATVTSVVHTDTGHIVVNVLVDHDAAPGLAARVATGRIGIVLDSLETGGNP; translated from the coding sequence GTGAGTACCAGTGTCGATGATCAACAAGCGGGAGAGTACGTTGACCAGCGTGAGGATGCTGGCGGCCGGCCGGTCGCGGCCGTCCGCATGCGATATGCGCGTCGCCGTGGCTTGATCGGTCTGGGCGCGGCGCTCCTGGCACTCGGTGGCGGGGGCGCATACATGTTGGCGGAGCAGGCTAGCGATACAGTCCAGGTGATCGCGATCGCGGCCGATGTCCCTCGAGGTCATGTGATACAGGCGAGCGACCTGACAACCGCGGCAGTAACCCCGCAACCCAGCCTGGAGTTGGTCGCGGCCAGCAGGTTGAACGAGCTCGTCGGCCAACGGGCTTCCGTGGACCTGAGTCGTGGGAACTTGCTTACTCCGGAAGCTGTGTCCGAATACCTTATTCCGGCAGCGGGCCAGACCGTCGTGGGTGTCGCGGTCACGCCCGCGCAGCTGCCCACCGAGCCGATTACTCCGGGGGACCCTGTGCGGGTAGTGGACACTCCGGGTCAAGGCGGCGACCCGCCGTCCGGTGATCCGGAGGCCATCCCCGCCACGGTGACTAGCGTCGTGCACACCGATACTGGCCACATCGTGGTGAACGTGCTCGTGGATCACGATGCCGCGCCCGGCCTTGCCGCACGGGTCGCCACCGGCCGGATCGGTATCGTCTTGGACTCGCTTGAGACCGGAGGCAACCCGTGA